The DNA region CGCCGTGCAGGTCCAGCCCGGTGACCGTCAGCTCCCAGACGTTGCGCGCGCTGCCCTCCGGCCGTTCGCGGTGCAGCGTGACGGCGGACGGCGGGAACGCCACGAAGGCCGGACCGGACAGCTCCTCGGTCGTGGCCAGCACGGTGCCGTCCGCCAGCGTGACCCGCCGGCCCTCGGCCGCGCCCTGGTACAGGTTGAGGCCGACCAGCCGGGCGATGTAGTCGGTGCGCGGCCGCCGGGCGATCTCCGCCGGGCTGCCGGACTGCACCTCCCGCCCGTCCTCGATCACCACCAGCCGGTCGGCCAGCACCATCGCGTCCAGCGGGTCGTGCGTGACCAGGACCGCCACCGCCTCGAACTCGGCCAGGTGGCGCCGGAGCTGCGCCCGGACGTCGAGCCTGGTGCGGGCGTCGAGGGCGGCCAGCGGTTCGTCCAGGAGCAGCAGCCGCGGGCGCACCGCCAGGGCGCGGGCGAGCGCCACCCGCTGCGCCTGGCCGCCGGAGAGCCGCCCCGGACGGACCTCGGCGTGATCGGCCAGGCCCATCCGCTCCAGCCAGCCGGCGGCCTCGGCGCGCGCCTCGCGCTTGGACCGGCCCCGGCAGCGCGGGCCGAAGGCGACGTTGTCGAGCGCACTGAGGTGGGGGAACAGCAGGTAGTCCTGGAACACCACGCCGACCGGGCGTTCCTCGGCGGGGGTGTGCAGCCGCCGGGCCGGGTCCTCCAGGACGTGGCCGTCGAGCCGAAGACGGCCGTCGGTGAGCGGCAGCAGCCCGGCGAGCGCGCGCAGGGCGGTGGACTTCCCGGCGCCGTTCGGCCCGAGCAGGGCGACCACCTCACCGGGGGCGGCGGCCAGCGAGAGGTCCAGGGTGAAGGCGGCGCGGTCCACCCGCAGCCGGGCGTCCAGTCCGGAGGACGGGGCGGTGGGCGGGGTGGAGGACGGGGCGGCGGGGCCCGCGGGACCCGCGGCGGGACCGGTGGGATCGGCGGGGTGTGTCATCGGCGGTGCGCTCCAGGGGTGCGGCCCGGGGTACTGCCCGGGCCGGGGTTCGGGCGGTGCCCCGGGCCGAGGGCCGGGAGGCCGCCCGGGACGGGGGCCGGGGCGGACGCCGGGGCGGGGCGGCGGGAGGCGGGCCCGGTCACGGCGCCGACAGCCAGCGGTCGCGCAGACCGGCCAGCACGGCCACCGACACCACCAGCAGCACCAGCGACAACGCGATCGCCGCCTCCGGTTCGGACTCCATCGCGAGGTAGACGGCGAGCGGCATGGTCTGGGTCCGGCCGGGGAAGTTGCCCGCGAAGGTGATCGTCGCGCCGAACTCGCCGAGCGCCCGGGCCCAGGCCAGCACCGCGCCGGCGCCGATCCCGGGGGCGATCAGCGGCAGCGTCACCCGGCGGAACGTGGTCAGCCGGGATGCCCCCAGGGTCGCGGCGGCCTCCTCGTAGCGCGGGTCGGCGGCCCGCAGCGCGCCCTCGACGCTGATCACCAGGAACGGCATCGCGACGAACGCCTCCGCGATCACCACGCCGGTGGTGGTGAACGGCAGGGTGATGCCGAAGGCCGAGTCCAGCCACGAGCCGACGATGCCGCGCCGGCCGAGGACCAGGAGCAGCGCCACACCGCCGACCACCGGCGGCAGCACCAGCGGCAGCGTGACCAGGGCCCGGACCAGCCGCCGGCCCGGCAGCTCGGTCCGGGCCAGCAGCCAGGCCAGCGGCACCCCCAGCACCAGCGACACCCCCGTGGCCGCCGTCGCGCAGACCAGGGAGAGGCGCAGCGCCTCCCACACCTGTGGGCTGGTCAGCTGGTCGGACAGCGAGCTCCACGGTGCCCGGACCAGCAGGCCGACCAGCGGGAGCACCAGGAACGCCAGGCCGAGCAGCGCCGGGAGCAGCAGCGTGAACGGGACGCGGCGGGACTTCCGGCGCCGCGGGCGGGCCCAGGGCGCGGCGGCGCGGCCCGGCGCGCCGCCGTCGCCGGACCGGTTGCCGGACCGGTCGGCGGACGACGGGCCGGGGCCGTCCCCGACGGGCGGGCCGGGGTCGTCCCCGGCGGACCGGCGGGCGGTGCGGCGGATCACGG from Kitasatospora sp. NBC_00458 includes:
- a CDS encoding ABC transporter ATP-binding protein, with the translated sequence MTHPADPTGPAAGPAGPAAPSSTPPTAPSSGLDARLRVDRAAFTLDLSLAAAPGEVVALLGPNGAGKSTALRALAGLLPLTDGRLRLDGHVLEDPARRLHTPAEERPVGVVFQDYLLFPHLSALDNVAFGPRCRGRSKREARAEAAGWLERMGLADHAEVRPGRLSGGQAQRVALARALAVRPRLLLLDEPLAALDARTRLDVRAQLRRHLAEFEAVAVLVTHDPLDAMVLADRLVVIEDGREVQSGSPAEIARRPRTDYIARLVGLNLYQGAAEGRRVTLADGTVLATTEELSGPAFVAFPPSAVTLHRERPEGSARNVWELTVTGLDLHGDQVRADLSGAVPMAADLTPAAAAELDLAPGATVWAAVKAAQTHAYPA
- a CDS encoding ABC transporter permease; translation: MIRRTARRSAGDDPGPPVGDGPGPSSADRSGNRSGDGGAPGRAAAPWARPRRRKSRRVPFTLLLPALLGLAFLVLPLVGLLVRAPWSSLSDQLTSPQVWEALRLSLVCATAATGVSLVLGVPLAWLLARTELPGRRLVRALVTLPLVLPPVVGGVALLLVLGRRGIVGSWLDSAFGITLPFTTTGVVIAEAFVAMPFLVISVEGALRAADPRYEEAAATLGASRLTTFRRVTLPLIAPGIGAGAVLAWARALGEFGATITFAGNFPGRTQTMPLAVYLAMESEPEAAIALSLVLLVVSVAVLAGLRDRWLSAP